In Salvelinus fontinalis isolate EN_2023a chromosome 8, ASM2944872v1, whole genome shotgun sequence, the genomic stretch GCTAGGGAGCAGACCATGATGCGGGGCCAGACCCAGGCCAGGCCCTGGCCAACACAAAGGCCGGCCTGTTCAGAAAGAGAgtaaaacgagagagagagaggggagagggatccAGCTCTCGTACCACTGGCTCTGAGCCCTGCTTTTTAGCCCCGTCATTCATTCACTCCGCCTCTACCTCACTTAAAACGGCCTGGCTTTTTTTTTATACCCATTTCAATGAATGATTTACTGTGTACTTTTCTTCAACCCACTTCCCTTCCACTGTTTACATGCAAACCCAGCATGGTCCGCTATGCAATCAAGGATGTGAAGATCTACATTTGAAAATTCTGTCTAGGATGTATGTCCTAGAGCTACGTTTTGAAATGCCCTGCAGATGTGAAACAATGGAATCCGTACAGTCAATGGTTATACCTTGGATTTGTCAGACACCGAGGTTTTACCTCTGCGGAAGAGCAGCCAACTACCATTGAATTTGAGTATGTAGGAAGGACAGTAGTACAAGGCAGCAGGCATATGGGAAAGATAGAGAGCAGATGAGTGTGCTGAATACAGAGAGGTTGGAGGCAGGCAGACCTAACTTACCCAGCTGGGAACGGCACCAGGCACATGGGGCAGCTCTGCATtgactttcctcctcctcctttgccAGCAACCCAATCAGCTCTGCCCATCccagacacctcctcctcccttttctccacctccccctcctcctccatgggAGCAGCAGTGCAGCTGTCAGAGGTAGAGGACGTGGCGTCCACCTGGTTTGCAGGTAGCTGCAGCctcttcatccccctcttctcgccctcctctcctactcctcctccacccttTCTTGCTTCTGCTGGTAATGATGATCCTCCGTTCCCTGCTCTGATGATGAAGGGCTGAGGAGTAGAGGGAtgactctccttctctcctcctggtCGCCTGGCTGTAGGGTGGGGTCTGGCCGCTGCAGTGTTTTGCCCTCCTTCCCCTCGTTTTGTGTCCTTTCTGGATGACACTCTGCTATTCCCCTCTCCACTCCACGGGCCTCCCCTTCCGTAGCTAGAAGGCACTTGGGCTCCCAGACTTGGTGGTCTGGGGCggccagcaccactactactggTCCCCTCTCCGGGCCCCTCAAGACAGGGAGCAGACTTCGAAGGAGGGCCATTGATGGTGGATGTTGTCTGGCTAGTCTGTACTGGGACTGGGAGGAGAGTCTTTTCCAGCCCAAGAGAAGGATTGAGAGGAGAGTCTGTGGTGGAACAGTGCGGGGCCGTGAGAGTactcagaggaggagagggagaggagggcaagGGAGTCATGTCCTCACTGAGGCTACACCATCTCCATTCAATCTGCTGGTCTACATTAGAGCTCTgaaacacagagaaagacagagagagagaaaggggaaaatgtgtggggaggggggtttgacagaaagaaaggagagaggcagaaagagagggtgagtgaAATGATAGGGAGATGAGAGAgcaatggaaaggagagagaatgggaaggagagagccagagagtggGGGACATGCTTAGAGTAACTTTGTCCCCATCAAGCAGGGCCCTTGAGATCCTCTCAAATGTGACTAAGTCTAATGTGTCCAAATACGTAATAAGGAAGGACTGGGAGTGTTAAAAGAAAAAGTGACGCTAGCCTTGGAGTTACTATCCCGGCGGCACATCAGACATCATTTCACGCAGTCTTTCGTCTGGGCCATATGTCTGTCACATAGGGGCTTGCCTTGCTCCTTTAGCTGGTAGCTAGCAGGGCTTTTCTAAGAGAAGCCCGCTGGAGTAAATTATTCAGCAAATGCAAGGTTGCATCAGCTACCTGTCAAAAGTGATTGGTTCATGTGGCGTGCGTGGCCCAGAACTGCCACCGTCTGACCGGAGCTCTGAGAGCCAGCGCCAGCCAGCAGGCTATAGCCGTCTGGGAGGTCAACAGTGACCACCATTTTAGTCAGCTCGGCAGTCCTCAACGACACATTGGTTTCCTCCTCTACTAGTCTAGTGCAGTGTTGTTCAAAAACAGCTATTGTATGTGATAGAAATGTCCATTTTCTGAGATATTCTGTTTAGTCCTGCATGGTACAAGGAGAGAAATTTCAATTTTCTGAGATATTCTCTGTTTAGTCCTGCATGGTACAAGGTGGGATTGACACAATAGTGGTGGTTGAGAGTTGAGAAATCATCGCTAACCAGGTTTTATTTCAGTAAAGTATATGCCGGATAAAAAAAATGTCCCGACAGGCCTGAACGAAACCTGTAACCTGTAAACTGTCCAAATGGGAGAGGAGGGCAAGGGAGTAATGTCCTCACTGAGGCTACATCTTCTCCATTCACTCTGCTGGCAAGCTGATAAGCTTGCTAACATTGCTAATTTAAGTTATCAGGCTAACTACAATCTTATTGGTCGAAGAATTGTTCTTGACTTCAAAAGCACTTGAACACGATCATGGTTGGACTTTCGACTTCCCATGAGCACGTGAAGCCAGCAgaaattaggctacagatgaaataagttgtgatgaacttcacagggtggtgaaactgcagagtgatgagcttgatgcacctttccctttccctcactagctttaagcaccagctgtcagagcagctcatagattactgcacctgtacatagcccatctataatttagcccaaacaactacctctttacctactgtatttatttatttattttgctcctttgcaccccattatttctatctctactttttctctctctacttttttattttttacttgctatattgtatttacttcgccaccatggcctttttatatttttatttatttatttatatattttgtttgccttcacctcccttatctcacctcacttgctcatattgtatatagacttatttttcactgtattattgactgtatgtttgttttactccatgtgtaactatgtgttgttgtatgtgtcgaactgctttgctttatcttggccaggtcgcaattgtaaatgagaacgtgttctcaatttgcctacctggttaaataaaggtgaaataaaaataaatcaaaaatgctcctttccaatacacattgagggtcttattctggtgacacgatgatgatgcttggctgccattgGACAGATAAAAATAGTCTCGCTCTTATACGTAATAATCTCAATGTAGACTAGACGATCCGAACACTCTACCCACattgtatctgcgagctgttcgCTAGAGCAcaggtgccaagaccagagtaggcacatatGCTATTTAACACAaccgtttttgtgacaaaactacaggcacatttgaaaatgcaatggaaacacattgaaatgtatattttttattcGAAGCGAAAAAATTAATTTGACTTGCACTACATCATCAACCATTGCTTTTTATCCACAagtcagtttgatggaaacaccactggtgggaaaatgcacattTCTTCATGcagatttatttgtatttttgcatgaaaatctgtctccAATTGGATGGAGAATTAGCTACTTATAGTGGGATTGCTAACTTTGTAAATAAAAGCTTTTTGTTCAAGCCATACAAGACGCTACATTCAATTAATAAAGGTCTCGATTTAAGGCGATGACCAGTTGATTAGTACAATCTATTACTGATTGGCCGAAACAAAGTCCTGCGCCATCACAACTACTGAGATGCATCCACACTCTTGGGCTGACTAACTCACCAGTGTGGAGGCTGACTAACTCACCAGTGTGGAGGCTGACTAACTCACCAGTGTGGAGGCTGACTAACTCACCAGTGTGGAGGCTGACTAACTCACCAGTGTGGAGGCTGACTAACTCACCAGTGTGGAGGCTGACTAACTCACCAGTGTGGAGGCTGACTAACTCACCAGTGTGGAGGCTGAATAACTCACCAGTGTGGAGGCTGAATAACTCACCAG encodes the following:
- the si:ch73-70k4.1 gene encoding uncharacterized protein si:ch73-70k4.1 isoform X1 gives rise to the protein MAEKCPKSKLKRKKLSIEEPLTDIFFRNTLIKNNESSSASIESLSSTRPVVPTETWWSRDDLAAVESLWALALSSALPCLDAHPWDPVPDLPTASTLVSYSASTLSSNVDQQIEWRWCSLSEDMTPLPSSPSPPLSTLTAPHCSTTDSPLNPSLGLEKTLLPVPVQTSQTTSTINGPPSKSAPCLEGPGEGTSSSGAGRPRPPSLGAQVPSSYGRGGPWSGEGNSRVSSRKDTKRGEGGQNTAAARPHPTARRPGGEKESHPSTPQPFIIRAGNGGSSLPAEARKGGGGVGEEGEKRGMKRLQLPANQVDATSSTSDSCTAAPMEEEGEVEKREEEVSGMGRADWVAGKGGGGKSMQSCPMCLVPFPAGFTQMDCDSHLAKCLSEMTVDMTW
- the si:ch73-70k4.1 gene encoding uncharacterized protein si:ch73-70k4.1 isoform X2, translating into MAEKCPKSKLKRKKLSIEEPLTDIFFRNTLIKNNESSSASIESLSSTRPVVPTETWWSRDDLAAVESLWALALSSALPCLDAHPWDPVPDLPTASTLSSNVDQQIEWRWCSLSEDMTPLPSSPSPPLSTLTAPHCSTTDSPLNPSLGLEKTLLPVPVQTSQTTSTINGPPSKSAPCLEGPGEGTSSSGAGRPRPPSLGAQVPSSYGRGGPWSGEGNSRVSSRKDTKRGEGGQNTAAARPHPTARRPGGEKESHPSTPQPFIIRAGNGGSSLPAEARKGGGGVGEEGEKRGMKRLQLPANQVDATSSTSDSCTAAPMEEEGEVEKREEEVSGMGRADWVAGKGGGGKSMQSCPMCLVPFPAGFTQMDCDSHLAKCLSEMTVDMTW